In Veillonellales bacterium, the following proteins share a genomic window:
- a CDS encoding phosphoribosylanthranilate isomerase — MAAAQAAQAAGADLIGFVFAPSRRRISPEAACRIACQVKGIGKVGVFVDAPLNQVREIAEKCNLDYVQLHGQESPEYCRGAGRPVIKGIRVKAELKLAEISRYAVDWILCDSFIPGKAGGTGVSFDWKAAGESCRQIKSRLLLAGGLTEANVTEAIRLFEPAGVDVSGGVETNGIKDIGKIRRFIAAAKTAGGKPNVISSEDC, encoded by the coding sequence TTGGCGGCGGCGCAAGCGGCGCAGGCAGCCGGAGCCGATCTAATTGGTTTTGTTTTTGCCCCCAGCCGGCGCCGGATTAGTCCCGAAGCTGCCTGCCGAATTGCCTGTCAGGTGAAAGGAATAGGAAAGGTTGGCGTATTTGTGGATGCTCCCCTGAACCAAGTCCGGGAAATTGCCGAAAAATGTAATTTGGATTACGTCCAGCTCCATGGACAGGAATCACCGGAATATTGTCGGGGGGCAGGGCGTCCGGTTATTAAAGGTATACGGGTCAAAGCTGAGCTGAAGCTGGCTGAGATTTCCCGCTATGCGGTTGACTGGATTCTCTGCGACAGCTTTATTCCGGGAAAGGCAGGCGGTACCGGTGTAAGCTTTGACTGGAAGGCCGCCGGGGAATCCTGCCGGCAAATTAAGTCGCGGCTGCTGCTGGCAGGCGGGCTGACTGAGGCGAACGTTACTGAGGCCATCCGCCTGTTCGAGCCGGCCGGGGTGGATGTCTCCGGCGGGGTGGAAACAAACGGGATAAAAGATATAGGAAAAATTCGGCGGTTCATTGCTGCCGCTAAAACTGCGGGAGGAAAACCCAATGTCATTTCTTCAGAAGATTGTTGA
- the trpB gene encoding tryptophan synthase subunit beta — protein MPNKNGRFGVYGGRFVPETVMPALIELEENYLKLKEDDSFQKELAFYLREYAGRPTRLYFAEKLTRLYGRGRIYLKREDLLHTGAHKINNAIGQALLARRMGKTRIVAETGAGQHGVACATVAALFGMQCRVFMGEEDIERQALNVFRMRLLSSEVIPVTSGSGTLKDATSEAIRYWATHVRDTHYIIGSVVGPHPYPMIVRDFQSVIGREVINQMEEILGRQPQYILACVGGGSNAMGIFYPYHDRKETVKIGVEAAGKGINTQEHAASLTLGQPGVLHGAYSYLLQDDDGQVIPAYSVSAGLDYPGVGPEHSFFKDSGIAQYRAVTDEEALAAFRRLSLQEGIIPALESSHALAYLEKLMPQTSADDVVVVCLSGRGDKDVQMVANLNLEGLACRG, from the coding sequence ATGCCGAATAAAAACGGACGTTTCGGAGTTTATGGCGGCCGGTTTGTGCCGGAGACGGTGATGCCGGCTTTGATTGAATTGGAAGAAAATTATTTGAAACTAAAGGAGGATGATTCCTTCCAAAAAGAGTTAGCATTTTATTTGCGGGAATATGCCGGGCGTCCTACCCGGCTGTACTTTGCGGAAAAGCTGACCCGGCTTTATGGCCGGGGCAGAATCTATTTGAAACGGGAAGATCTGCTGCATACCGGGGCACATAAGATTAATAATGCCATCGGCCAGGCGCTGCTGGCCCGGCGCATGGGAAAAACCCGGATTGTGGCCGAAACCGGGGCGGGCCAGCATGGAGTGGCCTGCGCTACTGTTGCCGCGCTATTCGGGATGCAGTGCCGGGTGTTCATGGGAGAAGAAGATATCGAGCGTCAGGCCCTTAATGTTTTCCGGATGCGATTGCTGAGCAGCGAAGTGATACCGGTTACCAGCGGCAGCGGAACGTTGAAAGACGCTACCAGCGAGGCCATTCGCTACTGGGCGACCCATGTCCGGGACACGCATTATATTATCGGTTCGGTAGTGGGACCTCATCCTTATCCGATGATCGTCCGGGACTTTCAGTCGGTGATTGGCCGGGAGGTAATCAATCAGATGGAAGAAATACTGGGGCGTCAGCCGCAGTATATTCTGGCCTGCGTAGGCGGCGGCAGCAATGCTATGGGAATTTTTTATCCCTATCATGACCGGAAAGAGACGGTAAAAATCGGGGTTGAAGCCGCCGGCAAAGGGATCAATACTCAGGAACATGCCGCTTCCCTGACGCTTGGTCAGCCTGGCGTTCTCCATGGGGCATACAGTTATTTGCTGCAGGATGACGACGGTCAGGTCATTCCGGCCTATTCGGTTTCAGCCGGGCTGGACTATCCGGGAGTTGGCCCGGAGCATTCTTTCTTTAAAGACAGCGGCATTGCCCAGTACAGGGCGGTTACCGATGAGGAAGCACTGGCCGCTTTCCGCCGGCTGTCGCTCCAGGAAGGCATCATTCCTGCGTTGGAAAGCTCTCATGCTCTGGCCTATCTTGAAAAGCTTATGCCGCAGACAAGTGCCGATGATGTTGTTGTAGTCTGTTTATCCGGCCGCGGCGACAAAGACGTACAAATGGTGGCAAATTTAAATTTGGAGGGATTAGCATGTCGCGGATAA
- a CDS encoding aminodeoxychorismate/anthranilate synthase component II, with translation MILLIDNYDSFTYNIYQYITELGYPVKVVRNDKISIDEITELDCSAIIISPGPGTPADAGISKPVIAHFAGQTPILGVCLGEQAIGEVFGGRVVRAPKPMHGKVSAIQHNGTGLFRGLPRPFMAGRYHSLIVDKETLPDCLEVTATSPEGLIMSLKHRQYHVEGVQFHPESILTPGGMKIFENFLNQ, from the coding sequence GTGATTTTACTCATTGATAATTATGATTCTTTTACCTATAACATTTATCAGTATATAACGGAGCTGGGTTATCCGGTAAAAGTGGTTCGCAATGATAAAATTAGCATTGACGAAATCACGGAGCTGGACTGTTCGGCCATCATTATTTCCCCCGGACCGGGAACACCGGCTGATGCGGGGATTAGTAAACCGGTGATTGCCCATTTTGCCGGTCAAACGCCGATTTTGGGAGTTTGTCTCGGCGAACAGGCCATTGGCGAGGTGTTTGGCGGACGGGTGGTGCGGGCCCCAAAGCCGATGCATGGTAAAGTGTCGGCGATACAGCACAATGGTACGGGGCTGTTTCGCGGGTTGCCCCGCCCTTTTATGGCGGGAAGATACCACTCGCTGATCGTTGACAAGGAGACGCTGCCGGACTGTCTTGAAGTGACCGCCACTTCGCCGGAGGGACTGATTATGAGCCTGAAACACCGGCAGTATCATGTGGAAGGAGTGCAGTTTCATCCGGAGTCCATCTTAACGCCAGGCGGAATGAAAATTTTTGAAAACTTTCTTAATCAATAG
- the trpA gene encoding tryptophan synthase subunit alpha: MSRITENFPGIIEQQRKGLIIYLTAGCPDYAATLAAVRAAEQAGADLIEIGMPFSDPMADGPMIQKASTIALQGGATTEKTRRLIEKIRQESSIPLVVMTYINTILHFGVEHFTQAFAAAGIDGIIVPDLPAEEAAILEQPCRQADIDLIQFLAPTTTDERVAAICRQAGGFIYCVSHTGVTGVQQVDYSQIAAVMAKARRQTQVPLAIGFGIGDGKTACQAAEYADGVIIGSAVMQQLMEQGVDAVRQFVASLRSALDERQ; encoded by the coding sequence ATGTCGCGGATAACAGAGAATTTCCCGGGAATAATTGAACAGCAGCGGAAAGGGCTGATTATATACTTGACGGCGGGCTGCCCCGATTATGCTGCTACTTTGGCGGCGGTGCGTGCGGCGGAACAGGCCGGGGCCGATTTGATTGAAATCGGCATGCCCTTTTCCGATCCCATGGCTGACGGACCAATGATTCAAAAAGCGTCAACCATAGCTTTGCAGGGCGGGGCTACTACCGAAAAAACACGGCGGCTTATTGAAAAAATCCGGCAGGAGTCGTCTATTCCTTTGGTTGTCATGACCTATATTAATACCATCCTGCATTTTGGCGTGGAGCATTTTACCCAAGCTTTTGCCGCCGCTGGTATCGACGGGATTATTGTACCGGATTTGCCGGCGGAGGAAGCGGCTATACTGGAACAGCCCTGCCGTCAGGCGGACATTGATCTCATTCAGTTTCTTGCCCCCACTACTACAGACGAACGGGTGGCTGCGATTTGCCGTCAGGCGGGCGGCTTTATATACTGCGTTTCCCATACCGGCGTTACGGGAGTGCAGCAGGTGGATTACAGTCAAATTGCCGCGGTGATGGCGAAAGCAAGGCGGCAGACCCAGGTACCGCTGGCGATTGGTTTTGGCATCGGCGATGGGAAAACGGCCTGTCAGGCGGCGGAATATGCCGATGGGGTCATTATCGGCAGTGCGGTTATGCAGCAGTTAATGGAACAGGGTGTGGACGCAGTCAGGCAATTCGTCGCTTCCCTGCGGTCAGCTCTGGATGAAAGGCAGTGA
- a CDS encoding TVP38/TMEM64 family protein: MSTRNQSAVTAGFLLASVIVLLFFVYAVGVERLTPEAIHRLVLSFGWWGPLLYIFLYTIRPLIFFPAIIFTLAGAMAFGPWWGTLYVILGGAFGAFLCFGVTRIFGRERFEKIWGRQLQVAALRRCTVEHGFRTMLFMRIVPLFPYDVISYASGLSRIRFRDYAAATTIGMIPGAVAYNFLGYSFNRLFSPMFFAALAVVVLVMFSPLVYHKVRKRRHT, encoded by the coding sequence ATGTCAACTCGTAATCAATCAGCTGTAACAGCTGGTTTTTTATTGGCAAGTGTGATTGTGTTGCTGTTTTTTGTCTATGCGGTTGGAGTCGAGCGGCTTACGCCGGAAGCAATTCATCGTTTGGTGCTTTCTTTTGGCTGGTGGGGACCGCTCCTTTATATCTTTCTTTATACGATTCGTCCCTTAATATTTTTTCCTGCCATTATTTTTACCTTGGCCGGGGCAATGGCTTTTGGGCCTTGGTGGGGAACACTGTATGTGATTCTTGGCGGTGCTTTTGGTGCTTTTCTCTGCTTTGGCGTAACCCGGATTTTTGGCCGGGAACGCTTTGAAAAGATTTGGGGCCGTCAGCTTCAGGTGGCGGCTTTGCGCCGGTGTACGGTGGAGCATGGGTTCCGGACCATGTTATTTATGCGAATTGTTCCTTTGTTTCCTTATGATGTGATCAGCTATGCTTCAGGACTGTCCCGCATTCGGTTCCGCGATTATGCGGCGGCTACAACCATCGGGATGATTCCCGGCGCTGTTGCTTATAATTTTTTAGGCTATTCTTTTAACCGGTTATTTTCGCCGATGTTTTTTGCCGCTCTGGCGGTAGTAGTGTTGGTAATGTTCAGTCCCCTTGTTTATCACAAGGTCAGAAAGCGCCGGCATACTTAA
- the trpC gene encoding indole-3-glycerol phosphate synthase TrpC: MSFLQKIVDKQQQEVAAAKRERPLACFISDIRPGNGLFRKSLYRSEWSLIAECKLASPVKGQLCSSQSITDLARIYTANGAAALSVHTNSHFRGQLIDIAAVRQVTDLPILRKDFIVDSYEIYESRYAGADAVLLIAAILSESQLTEYLQLAGKLGLDCLVEVHSREELQMVLQTPAELIGINNRDLKTFKTDIRHTFELLPECGSDRCIISESGVRTGEEARRLKAAGVRAVLAGEGLVTAADIDAKVRELALLA; this comes from the coding sequence ATGTCATTTCTTCAGAAGATTGTTGATAAACAGCAGCAGGAGGTTGCGGCGGCAAAAAGGGAAAGGCCGCTGGCATGCTTTATTTCGGACATTCGACCGGGCAACGGTTTGTTCCGGAAATCGCTGTACCGAAGCGAATGGAGCTTGATTGCCGAATGCAAGCTGGCGTCGCCGGTAAAGGGACAGTTATGCAGCAGCCAGTCGATAACTGATTTGGCCAGGATTTATACTGCCAATGGAGCGGCAGCGCTGTCCGTCCATACTAACAGCCATTTTCGTGGCCAGTTAATTGATATTGCGGCGGTGAGACAAGTGACCGATTTGCCGATTTTACGTAAGGACTTTATTGTTGATTCCTATGAAATTTATGAATCCCGTTATGCAGGAGCCGATGCGGTGCTGTTGATTGCTGCGATTTTATCCGAAAGTCAATTGACGGAGTATCTGCAGTTGGCAGGAAAATTAGGGCTGGACTGCCTGGTGGAAGTTCATAGCCGGGAGGAACTGCAGATGGTTTTACAAACCCCGGCAGAACTTATCGGTATCAATAACCGGGATTTAAAGACATTTAAAACCGACATTCGCCATACCTTCGAGTTATTGCCGGAGTGCGGTTCGGATCGCTGCATCATCAGCGAAAGCGGAGTAAGAACCGGTGAAGAGGCCCGCCGGTTGAAGGCAGCGGGAGTCAGGGCCGTCCTGGCAGGCGAGGGCTTGGTGACTGCGGCGGATATTGACGCCAAAGTACGGGAGCTGGCCTTGCTGGCGTAG
- a CDS encoding electron transfer flavoprotein subunit alpha, giving the protein MAKIIIDQGKAANPAELVKLCPFGAIEWDNEYLTINAACKMCQLCVKKGPEGVFTCEAEEEAAAIDKSKWKGIGVYVDHLAGDIHPVTLELVGKAKEMAKKINHPVYCLFAGQNVKEKANQLLQYGVDEVFVYDDAELKHFRIEPYAAVVEDFIRRVQPAIMLVGATTIGRSLAPRAAARFRTGLTADCTLLDVGENTDLAQIRPAFGGNIMAHIFTPNHRPQFATVRYKVFSVPEKSEQPAGKVTLCEIDKAKLSSRIKVLEVKKKERVRSIEEAEVVVVAGSGIKKAQDLDMIQELAEKLGGMMAVTRPLIEAGMADPRLQIGLSGRTVKPKLIITCGVSGAIQFVAGMDKADYIVAINTDEHAPIFNVAHYAMIGDLYEIVPKLLEQLNLMTAKSAG; this is encoded by the coding sequence ATGGCTAAAATCATTATAGATCAAGGGAAAGCAGCCAATCCGGCAGAGCTGGTAAAGCTTTGCCCTTTCGGCGCCATTGAATGGGACAACGAGTATCTAACCATCAACGCAGCCTGCAAGATGTGCCAGTTATGTGTCAAAAAAGGACCGGAGGGCGTCTTTACCTGCGAGGCGGAGGAAGAAGCCGCGGCGATAGATAAGAGTAAATGGAAGGGAATCGGGGTGTATGTCGATCATTTGGCAGGCGATATTCATCCGGTTACCTTGGAATTAGTGGGAAAAGCCAAAGAAATGGCAAAAAAGATCAATCATCCGGTGTATTGTCTTTTTGCCGGACAGAATGTTAAAGAAAAAGCGAACCAATTGCTGCAGTATGGAGTGGATGAAGTATTTGTTTACGACGATGCCGAATTGAAACATTTCCGCATTGAGCCCTATGCGGCAGTCGTCGAAGATTTTATCCGCCGCGTCCAGCCTGCCATTATGCTGGTGGGGGCCACTACTATCGGACGGTCATTGGCACCAAGAGCCGCCGCCCGCTTCCGGACCGGACTGACAGCGGATTGTACCCTTCTGGATGTGGGCGAAAATACGGACTTGGCGCAAATCCGGCCGGCATTCGGCGGCAATATTATGGCGCACATTTTTACGCCTAACCATCGTCCCCAATTTGCTACTGTGCGCTATAAAGTGTTTTCCGTGCCGGAAAAAAGCGAACAGCCTGCCGGAAAAGTGACGCTGTGTGAAATTGACAAAGCGAAGCTGTCATCCCGGATCAAAGTGCTGGAAGTGAAAAAGAAGGAAAGAGTTCGCAGCATCGAAGAGGCCGAAGTCGTCGTAGTAGCCGGCAGTGGGATCAAAAAAGCCCAGGATTTGGACATGATACAGGAATTAGCCGAAAAACTGGGCGGCATGATGGCTGTGACCAGACCGCTGATCGAAGCCGGTATGGCCGATCCCCGGCTGCAAATCGGCCTGAGCGGCAGGACGGTAAAACCGAAGCTGATTATTACCTGCGGCGTTTCCGGGGCGATTCAGTTTGTCGCCGGTATGGATAAAGCGGATTATATTGTAGCCATTAACACCGATGAACACGCCCCTATATTCAATGTTGCCCATTATGCCATGATCGGTGATTTGTATGAAATTGTTCCCAAACTGCTGGAGCAGCTCAATTTAATGACAGCGAAATCTGCGGGGTAG
- the aroF gene encoding 3-deoxy-7-phosphoheptulonate synthase produces MTAYKLVSREFRPEPTVVDVGGVKIGEGSFTVMAGPCAVENREQLLQTAAIVREQGAQFLRGGAFKPRTSPYSFQGLKEEGLKYLAEAGKITGLKVVTEVMEAESVELVAQYADMLQIGARNMQNFHLLRTAGRSGKPVLLKRGSAATIAEWLQAAEYILYEGNFQVVLCERGIRTFENYTRNTLDLSAVAAVKALSHLPVIVDPSHGTGKWQMVRPMALAAVAVGADGLMVEVHPNPGEARCDGSQSLNAEHYGVMMRDVRKLASFIGRSV; encoded by the coding sequence ATGACTGCCTATAAGCTGGTAAGTCGGGAGTTTAGGCCGGAACCCACTGTTGTGGATGTGGGCGGAGTGAAAATTGGTGAAGGCTCCTTCACGGTTATGGCTGGGCCCTGCGCGGTGGAAAACCGGGAACAATTGTTGCAGACGGCAGCCATTGTCCGGGAGCAGGGGGCGCAATTTTTGCGGGGCGGTGCCTTTAAACCCCGGACATCGCCGTATTCTTTTCAAGGATTGAAGGAGGAAGGCTTGAAATATCTGGCCGAAGCCGGAAAGATAACAGGATTGAAGGTGGTTACGGAGGTAATGGAAGCGGAATCGGTAGAACTTGTCGCCCAATATGCCGATATGCTGCAAATTGGTGCACGGAATATGCAAAACTTCCATTTACTGCGGACAGCAGGCCGGTCCGGCAAGCCGGTGCTGCTAAAGCGGGGTTCTGCAGCAACGATTGCCGAGTGGCTTCAGGCGGCAGAATATATATTGTATGAAGGAAATTTCCAGGTTGTATTATGCGAGCGGGGCATACGGACCTTTGAGAATTATACCCGCAATACGCTGGACCTCAGCGCTGTGGCGGCAGTAAAAGCGTTGAGTCATCTGCCGGTCATTGTCGATCCCAGCCATGGTACCGGGAAATGGCAGATGGTACGGCCGATGGCATTGGCGGCTGTGGCTGTGGGGGCCGACGGACTGATGGTGGAAGTACACCCCAATCCGGGGGAAGCCAGGTGCGACGGTTCTCAGTCCTTAAATGCGGAACATTATGGAGTAATGATGCGTGATGTTCGCAAATTGGCGTCTTTTATCGGCCGGTCAGTTTAA
- the thiE gene encoding thiamine phosphate synthase gives MEKTVKDYRLYLVTDRPLLRGKDFCQSIEQAIIGGVTFLQLREKSLSTLEFYRQALQVKALAAKYNIPFVINDRLDIALAVDADGLHIGQDDMPLEAARRLLGPEKIIGVSAATVEEAVLAEKQGADYLGVGAVFATATKTDADTVSLEELRRIKQQVTIPVVAIGGINESNVQQAMAAGIDGVSVVSAILGRDDIQQAANQLFQLVSQ, from the coding sequence ATGGAAAAAACAGTGAAAGATTATCGCTTATATTTAGTTACAGATCGGCCGTTGCTGCGGGGAAAAGATTTCTGTCAAAGCATCGAGCAGGCAATTATTGGCGGCGTTACTTTTTTGCAGCTTAGAGAAAAATCCCTGTCGACTTTGGAATTTTACCGGCAGGCGTTACAAGTAAAAGCGCTGGCGGCAAAATATAATATACCCTTTGTGATCAATGACCGTTTGGATATCGCCTTAGCGGTGGATGCAGACGGACTGCATATCGGACAAGACGATATGCCACTGGAAGCAGCCCGCCGGCTGCTGGGACCGGAAAAAATCATTGGCGTATCGGCCGCTACTGTTGAGGAGGCGGTGCTGGCCGAAAAGCAGGGAGCCGACTACCTCGGCGTCGGCGCTGTGTTTGCTACCGCAACGAAAACAGATGCGGATACGGTAAGCCTGGAAGAACTGCGGCGCATTAAACAGCAGGTTACTATACCGGTGGTAGCTATCGGCGGCATTAACGAGTCGAATGTGCAGCAGGCAATGGCTGCCGGCATTGACGGGGTGTCGGTCGTATCAGCCATTTTGGGCCGGGACGATATTCAACAGGCAGCCAATCAACTGTTTCAGTTGGTTTCCCAATAA
- the trpE gene encoding anthranilate synthase component I, which yields MISAPSKEEFIRLAGKCNIIPVYAEISMDMDTPVSIYYKLVGDEAGFILESAEASKNFGRYSFIGAQPFARLTARKNVTEIVAGQHRRLVKKAPLAALKEYMQTFSFPRLPNLPPLIGGAVGYFAYESVATWERVRGVAIDDETILAQFLFCRNLLVMDHLTHSATLMVLARVEPGENIGALYDKAAAELERIIANLQRPAAMPGTKETNIQSDVQLDIPGSDSEIGKDYMAMVEQAKEFIKAGEIFQVVLSHQFRCKLNKHPFALYRRLRQVNPSHYMFYMQFGEQSLVGASPERLVKLQDGEVLLYPIAGTRPRGKDEAEDAKLAAELLTDEKEKAEHAMLVDLGRNDVGRISLPGTVKVRRMMEVEKFSHVMHLVSEVAGQIDPKYGALDVLAACFPAGTVSGAPKVRAMEIINLLEKKRRGPYAGAVGYLDFRGNMDTCITIRTLSIEGDEFTLQSGAGIVADSVPENEYQEILNKAQALFKVLGEDDEG from the coding sequence ATGATATCAGCTCCGTCAAAAGAGGAATTTATCCGCTTGGCAGGGAAATGCAATATTATACCGGTCTATGCGGAGATATCCATGGATATGGATACACCTGTTTCGATTTATTACAAACTGGTGGGGGATGAGGCCGGGTTTATTCTGGAAAGTGCCGAAGCCAGTAAAAATTTCGGCCGGTATTCTTTTATCGGCGCGCAGCCTTTTGCCCGCCTGACCGCTCGTAAAAACGTTACCGAGATTGTGGCAGGACAGCATAGAAGGTTAGTAAAAAAAGCGCCTTTGGCGGCGCTGAAAGAATATATGCAGACATTTTCCTTTCCCCGGTTGCCCAATTTGCCACCCCTTATCGGCGGGGCGGTTGGCTACTTTGCCTATGAATCCGTCGCCACCTGGGAACGGGTGAGGGGCGTGGCAATAGACGATGAAACAATCTTAGCCCAATTCCTGTTTTGCCGGAACCTGCTGGTTATGGATCATCTGACTCATTCTGCCACCTTAATGGTACTGGCTCGGGTTGAACCGGGGGAAAATATTGGCGCTTTGTATGACAAGGCGGCGGCTGAATTGGAACGCATCATAGCAAACCTGCAGCGGCCGGCAGCAATGCCCGGGACAAAAGAAACAAATATTCAGAGCGATGTTCAGTTAGATATACCGGGATCGGATTCGGAAATTGGCAAAGATTATATGGCTATGGTAGAGCAAGCCAAGGAATTTATCAAAGCCGGCGAGATTTTTCAAGTCGTACTCTCCCACCAGTTTCGCTGCAAGCTGAATAAGCATCCCTTTGCCCTTTACCGGCGTTTGCGCCAGGTGAATCCGTCTCATTATATGTTTTATATGCAGTTCGGTGAGCAAAGTTTAGTCGGCGCTTCACCGGAAAGACTCGTCAAATTGCAGGACGGCGAGGTGCTGCTTTATCCCATTGCCGGGACGCGCCCAAGAGGCAAAGATGAAGCGGAAGATGCTAAACTGGCGGCTGAATTGCTGACCGATGAGAAGGAAAAAGCCGAACATGCCATGCTGGTTGATTTAGGCCGCAATGATGTAGGCCGCATCAGTTTACCGGGAACTGTAAAAGTGCGGCGGATGATGGAAGTGGAAAAGTTCTCCCATGTCATGCATCTGGTTTCGGAAGTGGCCGGGCAAATCGATCCTAAGTATGGCGCTCTTGATGTTCTGGCAGCCTGTTTCCCTGCCGGTACGGTCAGCGGTGCGCCGAAAGTCAGAGCCATGGAGATTATCAACCTATTGGAGAAAAAGCGCCGCGGGCCGTATGCCGGCGCAGTAGGCTATTTGGATTTCAGAGGCAATATGGATACCTGCATTACGATTCGCACCCTGAGTATTGAAGGGGACGAATTTACCTTGCAAAGCGGTGCCGGCATCGTTGCTGATTCAGTGCCGGAGAACGAGTATCAGGAAATATTGAACAAAGCACAGGCTCTGTTTAAAGTGCTGGGGGAGGATGATGAAGGGTGA
- a CDS encoding electron transfer flavoprotein subunit beta/FixA family protein, with product MEIVVCIKQVPGTSEVEVDPETGVLKREGIDSKMNPYDLYALETAVRIKEQIGANISVVSMGPPQAAVIIEEAFMMGADEGILLSDRKFAGADVLATSYTISQGIKAFGKPDLIVCGKQTTDGDTAQVGPELAEFLNIPHIANVRQVVEVKEKSIVVEMDMPHTIEVAEMLYPCLITVEKEIGQPRLPSFRLKLATKGRKIPVYSLADFPDKDEKKYGLNGSPTRVQRIFSPEANTDRETWRGSSDELAQKLAKKIKDLKIV from the coding sequence TTGGAAATTGTTGTATGTATCAAACAAGTTCCCGGTACTTCCGAAGTGGAAGTTGATCCCGAAACCGGAGTGCTGAAAAGAGAAGGAATTGACTCAAAAATGAATCCCTATGACTTATATGCTTTGGAAACTGCCGTTCGCATTAAAGAGCAAATCGGCGCGAATATAAGCGTTGTCAGCATGGGGCCACCGCAGGCAGCCGTTATTATTGAAGAAGCGTTTATGATGGGGGCGGACGAGGGAATCCTGCTTTCCGACCGGAAGTTTGCCGGGGCGGATGTGCTGGCGACCTCCTATACTATTTCCCAGGGAATTAAAGCTTTTGGCAAGCCGGATTTGATTGTCTGCGGCAAGCAGACGACCGACGGAGATACGGCTCAGGTAGGACCGGAACTGGCGGAATTTCTCAACATTCCCCATATTGCCAACGTCAGGCAGGTTGTGGAGGTAAAAGAGAAATCCATCGTTGTGGAAATGGACATGCCGCACACCATTGAAGTTGCGGAAATGCTGTATCCTTGTTTGATTACGGTAGAAAAAGAAATCGGTCAGCCCCGGCTGCCATCCTTCCGTCTGAAACTGGCTACAAAGGGAAGGAAAATACCGGTATACAGTCTGGCCGATTTTCCTGATAAGGATGAAAAAAAATACGGCTTGAATGGCTCCCCAACCCGGGTACAGCGGATTTTTTCGCCGGAAGCCAATACCGACCGGGAAACATGGCGGGGCAGTTCGGATGAATTGGCCCAAAAGCTGGCGAAAAAAATTAAAGATCTCAAAATTGTGTAG